From one Geoalkalibacter halelectricus genomic stretch:
- a CDS encoding FKBP-type peptidyl-prolyl cis-trans isomerase, with protein MNKILILLLSMLLAAGAAASAAQNPPLESGTDRFSYALGQQLGRDLKMGEVAVTPELIAAGVRDALAGTSRMSDEEMELAMEEMQREMMMKHLAQQERMGRENLEKGQAFLAENAKRQGVETTPSGLQYRITEEGTGKTPGPDSSVTVHYRGTLIDGTVFDSSFERGEPVTFPVSGVIPGWTEALQLMKEGAKWTIYLPADLAYGEHGAGQVIGPNETLIFDVELISVN; from the coding sequence ATGAATAAGATTTTGATCCTCCTGCTTTCCATGCTTTTGGCCGCCGGTGCCGCGGCGAGCGCCGCGCAGAATCCGCCCCTGGAATCGGGCACCGACCGGTTTTCCTATGCTCTTGGCCAGCAATTGGGACGTGATTTGAAGATGGGTGAAGTGGCCGTGACGCCTGAGTTGATCGCCGCGGGCGTGCGTGACGCTCTGGCCGGCACCTCGCGCATGAGCGATGAGGAAATGGAACTCGCCATGGAGGAAATGCAGCGCGAAATGATGATGAAACACTTGGCCCAGCAGGAACGGATGGGGCGAGAAAATCTGGAGAAGGGCCAGGCCTTTCTGGCCGAAAATGCCAAGCGGCAGGGCGTGGAAACGACTCCCAGCGGCCTGCAATACCGCATCACCGAGGAGGGCACGGGCAAGACCCCCGGTCCCGACAGTTCCGTGACCGTTCATTACCGCGGCACGCTCATCGACGGCACGGTGTTCGATAGCTCCTTCGAGCGCGGCGAGCCCGTCACCTTTCCCGTTTCCGGGGTGATTCCCGGGTGGACCGAGGCCCTTCAACTGATGAAGGAAGGTGCCAAGTGGACGATTTACCTTCCCGCCGACCTCGCTTATGGCGAGCACGGCGCCGGCCAGGTGATCGGGCCCAATGAAACCCTGATTTTCGACGTGGAGCTCATCTCGGTGAATTAG
- a CDS encoding sensor histidine kinase, with protein sequence MHFNLITKLTLVTGVVLLVAMVLFAFINVTTLKKIFLEEAIHDVDNLSETLIRSTHYQMLEDDRKRVYQMIQEVGTQRGIEHIRLINKDGEITFSTERAEIGTILDKSTEGCNVCHAEDTPLIHASSMNRSRIFEDRDGKEVLGMARAIYNQESCATADCHFHPPDVSMVGILDVIVSLEGMHLQTSTYRNNIIALTLMLLLVVASCLTLVTQRFITNPLGQLLRHTQRIARGDWGPIELNSHDEFGKLAGAFNDMTQSLKHAQDELAQWGSQLEIKVEERTQEIKEMQSRLIRSEKVASLGELVAGIAHELNNPLTGVLMFSSMIAGDPRLDPALKPDFETIIHETQRCAEIVRGLLDFARESVPKKTLCSVEQILEQTLTLVAHHSSFHDIQVERHYQETPQILVDPNQLEQVFMNLLINASQAMENGGKLEIKTGTLSKDAQVFVKISDSGCGISEENLSKIFDPFFSTKGHKGTGLGLSVSYGIIENHGGSIEVESRVGIGTTFTILLPLHYQAEQQGAGHRLGAPA encoded by the coding sequence GTGCATTTCAATCTCATTACCAAGCTGACCTTGGTCACGGGTGTCGTTTTGCTGGTTGCGATGGTGCTGTTTGCCTTCATCAACGTCACTACCCTGAAAAAGATTTTCCTCGAAGAAGCCATTCACGACGTCGACAATCTCAGCGAAACCCTGATTCGCTCCACCCATTACCAGATGCTCGAGGACGACCGCAAGCGGGTCTACCAGATGATCCAGGAGGTGGGCACGCAACGAGGGATTGAACACATCCGCCTGATCAACAAGGACGGCGAGATTACCTTTTCCACTGAGCGCGCCGAAATCGGCACCATTCTCGACAAGTCCACGGAGGGGTGCAACGTCTGTCACGCCGAGGATACGCCGCTGATTCACGCCTCATCCATGAACCGCAGCCGCATCTTCGAGGATCGTGACGGCAAGGAAGTTCTCGGCATGGCCCGGGCGATCTACAACCAGGAAAGTTGCGCCACCGCCGATTGCCATTTCCACCCACCGGACGTGAGCATGGTGGGGATTCTCGACGTCATCGTCTCCCTGGAGGGCATGCACCTGCAGACCTCCACCTATCGCAACAACATCATCGCCCTCACCCTGATGCTGCTCTTGGTCGTGGCCTCCTGTCTGACCCTGGTGACCCAGAGATTCATCACCAATCCTTTGGGCCAATTGCTGCGCCACACGCAAAGAATCGCGCGGGGTGACTGGGGCCCCATCGAACTCAATTCCCATGACGAGTTCGGCAAGCTGGCCGGGGCCTTCAACGACATGACCCAGAGTCTCAAACATGCCCAGGACGAATTAGCACAGTGGGGCTCGCAGCTTGAAATCAAGGTTGAGGAGCGAACCCAGGAAATCAAGGAAATGCAGTCGCGCCTGATCCGCTCGGAAAAAGTCGCCTCCCTGGGTGAACTGGTCGCCGGGATCGCTCATGAACTCAACAATCCCCTGACCGGGGTTCTCATGTTCTCCTCCATGATCGCCGGCGATCCGCGCCTGGATCCGGCCCTAAAGCCCGACTTCGAAACCATCATTCACGAAACCCAACGCTGCGCGGAAATCGTGCGCGGCTTGCTCGACTTCGCGCGCGAGAGCGTGCCCAAGAAAACCCTTTGCTCGGTGGAGCAGATCCTGGAGCAGACCCTGACCCTGGTTGCCCACCACAGCTCGTTTCACGACATCCAAGTGGAGCGCCATTACCAGGAAACGCCCCAGATTCTCGTCGATCCAAACCAGCTCGAACAGGTTTTCATGAATCTGCTCATCAACGCCAGCCAGGCCATGGAAAATGGCGGCAAACTTGAAATCAAGACCGGCACCTTGTCCAAGGACGCCCAGGTTTTCGTTAAGATCAGCGACAGCGGTTGCGGAATTTCAGAGGAAAACCTCTCGAAGATTTTTGATCCCTTCTTTTCCACCAAGGGGCACAAGGGAACCGGCCTGGGACTGTCCGTCTCCTATGGGATCATCGAAAACCACGGCGGCAGCATCGAGGTGGAAAGCCGCGTCGGAATCGGCACCACATTCACCATTTTGCTGCCCCTTCACTACCAGGCCGAACAACAAGGCGCTGGCCACCGACTCGGCGCACCGGCCTGA